From Gopherus flavomarginatus isolate rGopFla2 chromosome 16, rGopFla2.mat.asm, whole genome shotgun sequence, a single genomic window includes:
- the NCKAP5L gene encoding nck-associated protein 5-like has product MSKAVAEGRGDMKPEEGGSEPGTSQELLQRLRELEAENSALAQANENQRESYERCLDEVANHVVQALLNQKDLRQECLKLQKRVFDLERQNQTLSDLFQQKVQLTTGSLPQLALHPVSVVCSPPASLQLGSAEKLAPSLPLGRCALPRELGYSSQSMEALSPFFKKKAQILEVLRKLEETDPLLGPSPCPLSPWRDPHQSPAEPGSHKFQPVLADSRSQPESPVNGEGPPAEPLTTPHELWPSCLLRAQNGLEEVLKWKGEEGGALEAEGGLPQLLPPLCSQQKSEGSSSSSSDETGELGPPGEALLSALPEKKLDLGLLLEETECYLQHFLKQGCPLNGEPAAAQRPEGPPGALDPKPGVLAKALSQDMLTGLSVMGKCQPTKPASDPAQGSADKPAFGTAVGSQDLGPFLEPALERQAYISLCLSGAEPPEKSAKGSGQTSAQGKPKLQPGSASPGTGALPLPSPSKMVKFLKMPTPGEKPHGPNPLRLSPQLTRSSRIPCRSNNYEPCPSPVLSRRASPEGPAVPAFPLPPGAGGQGSPKAGRHLAPGTAEAAVHFPEPHDYENVSELSVGGLASPLERPKGSHSTPSRGVRPDAPHCPPELCPYAPAKEGRERGAESPPAAHRNAGGSAGPRRPRNSAGKKQLEPGHPPFKERLSALGKLKSAEARERKEALGLERNSCPGMARAPGQLCEEALEARAQLRPGAGGSLKHQEQCHSGEPAGRCYSSGSVGSRLEAETCSSKHYAAKARQPGSLCPAGTPMGPRNPPKAPPVPPAKGAKSPHGSPTKLPSKSPIKVPAKAGAPRPPAEEPRPGGPKLPLTPPPSAGRKPPDCARALPLPGRALPAVGPVLHSAIEEKVMKGIEENVLRRQGQDKGLAGEGKPKNSSGIASWFGLRRSKLPALSRRPEGLQWGGGASPLRREGKVAACKLEAESLNISKLMEKAEDLRKALEAEKAFISGLALEKGRPHTCGILMEQTQNQLQVMYQEVTAEDFMQQLLNRVDGKESYESRLEQKRELRDFQRVSHDAKDPRLFRPPRNGIVGHLRSCEETPEKDPDSKLREEIRSDDSLAESVNSQHFTACGSLTRTLDSGIGTFPPPDYCSGAPSKNLPKLKPSLDLLPSLAPGRPPGDTRVPRKARTLEREVPSTEDVLAPGKHQSMPAFHGVLASAEPPPSLRGHRVCPEDPRLEPGRARRVQQSKNWTFPNSKACGGSMDPFLCTARDLGSSAYSTTERKRASSDGPRLPPPSPQAFSTSRTPSASDVGEEGSMELKSRDTGQSQPGLENSESLSDSLYDSLSSCGSQGGWALPPQSCGRVPWTLTGHQGCPPRAGQAKKGVLGPPRGKPSATMQASKGCCAVSDSSHGFPPSGDATSMKRTKGPSPASFQQACTTRDEVQVQVGTQLAGDCRGIPAPAQPVGHSMGAWCPMQSPAMVEEKGILELWA; this is encoded by the exons ATGTCAAAAGCTGTGGCCGAGGGCCGGGGAGACATGAAGCCAGAGGAGGGCGGCAGCGAGCCGGGAACgagccaggagctgctgcagagacTGCGGGAGCTGGAG GCGGAAAACTCGGCCCTGGCTCAGGCCAACGAAAACCAGAGGGAGTCCTATGAGCGCTGCCTGGACGAG GTTGCCAACCACGTGGTGCAGGCTCTGCTCAACCAGAAG GACCTGCGCCAGGAGTGCCTCAAGCTGCAGAAAAGGGTCTTCGACCTGGAGCGCCAGAACCAGACCCTGAGCGACCTCTTCCAGCAGAAGGTGCAGCTGACAACCGGCTCTCTGCCCCAG CTGGCCCTGCACCCGGTGTCCGTTGTGTGCAGCCCCCCGGCCAGTCTCCAGTTGGGCTCAGCGGAGAAGCTGGCCCCCTCGCTGCCCCTGGGACGCTGCGCCCTGCCGAGGGAG ttGGGGTACAGCTCTCAGTCCATGGAGGCGTTGTCTCCGTTCTTCAAGAAGAAAGCACAGATCCTGGAGGTGCTGCGGAAATTGGAGGAGACGGACCCCCTGCtgggcccctcaccctgcccgcTGTCTCCCTGGAGGGACCCCCACCAGTCCCCCGCTGAGCCCGGCTCCCACAAATTTCAGCCGGTTCTAGCAGACAGCCGGAGCCAGCCGGAGTCACCGGTGAATGGGGAGGGACCCCCGGCcgagcccctgaccaccccccatgAGTTGTGGCCGTCCTGCCTGCTGCGAGCACAGAATGGCCTGGAGGAGGTGCTGAAGTGGAAGGGCGAGGAGGGGGGGGCCCTGGAGGCTGAGGGGGGGctcccccagctgctccccccaCTGTGCTCCCAGCAGAAGAGTGagggcagctcctcctcctcctccgacgAGACGGGGGAGCTGGGCCCCCCGGGTGAGGCCCTGCTGAGCGCTTTGCCTGAGAAGAAGCTGGACTTGGGCCTGCTGTTGGAGGAGACGGAGTGCTACCTGCAGCACTTCCTGAAGCAGGGCTGCCCGCTCAACGGGGAGCCAGCCGCTGCCCAGCGGCCGGAGGGGCCCCCAGGAGCGCTGGACCCCAAGCCAGGGGTGCTGGCCAAGGCCCTGAGCCAGGACATGCTCACCGGCCTCTCGGTCATGGGCAAGTGCCAGCCCACGAAGCCAGCATCAGACCCGGCCCAGGGCAGCGCAGACAAGCCAGCTTTCGGCACAGCCGTCGGCAGCCAGGACCTGGGGCCCttcctggagccggccttggagCGCCAGGCCTACATCAGCCTCTGCCTCTCCGGAGCCGAGCCCCCCGAGAAGAGTGCCAAGGGCTCCGGCCAGACCTCGGCTCAGGGCAAGCCCAAGCTGCAGCCGGGCTCCGCGTCCCCAGGCACTGGGGcacttcccctgccctccccctccaagATGGTAAAGTTCCTGAAGATGCCCACGCCCGGGGAGAAGCCCCATGGCCCCAACCCTCTGCGCCTGAGCCCCCAGCTCACCCGGAGCTCCAGGATCCCCTGCCGCAGCAACAACTACGAGCCGTGCCCCTCGCCCGTGCTCAGCCGCAGGGCCTCCCCCGAGGGGCCCGCGGTGCccgccttccccctgccccctggggcTGGCGGCCAGGGCTCCCCCAAGGCTGGCAGACACCTGGCCCCCGGGACGGCCGAGGCCGCCGTGCACTTCCCGGAGCCCCATGACTACGAGAATGTCTCGGAGCTGTCGGTGGGCGGCCTGGCCTCCCCACTGGAGCGGCCCAAGGGCTCCCACTCCACCCCGTCACGAGGCGTCAGGCCAGACGCCCCGCACTGCCCGCCGGAGTTGTGCCCCTACGCCCCTGCCAAGGAGGGCCGGGAGCGCGGCGCTGAGTCCCCGCCGGCCGCCCACAGAAATGCCGGGGGCTCCGCCGGGCCCAGGCGGCCTAGGAATAGTGCTGGGAAGAAGCAGCTGGAGCCGGGACACCCGCCGTTTAAGGAGCGTCTGTCAGCGCTGGGGAAGCTGAAGAGTGCTGAGGCCAGGGAGCGGAAGGAGGCGCTGGGCCTGGAGAGAAACAGCTGCCCTGGGATGGCCAGGGCACCAGGCCAGCTCTGCGAGGAGGCGCTGGAGGCCAGGGCACAGCTGCGGCCAGGCGCAGGCGGGAGCCTCAAACACCAGGAGCAGTGCCACAGCGGGGAGCCCGCCGGGCGGTGCTACTCCTCTGGCTCGGTGGGCTCCCGGCTGGAGGCTGAGACCTGCTCCTCAAAGCACTACGCCGCTAAAGCTCGCCAGCCGGGGTCGCTGTGCCCAGCAGGGACCCCCATGGGCCCCAGGAACCCCCCTAAAGCCCCTCCGGTGCCCCCGGCCAAGGGCGCCAAGAGCCCCCATGGGAGCCCCACCAAGCTGCCCTCCAAATCTCCCATCAAGGTGCCGGCCAAGGCTGgggctccccgcccgcctgcagAGGAGCCAAGGCCCGGTGGCCCCAAGCTGCCCCTCACGCCGCCGCCCAGCGCGGGCCGCAAGCCCCCAGACtgtgccagggccctgcccctgcctggccGAGCGCTGCCCGCGGTCGGCCCCGTGCTGCACTCGGCCATCGAGGAGAAGGTGATGAAGGGCATTGAGGAGAATGTGCTGCGCCGGCAGGGCCAGGACAAGGGGCTGGCGGGCGAGGGGAAGCCAAAGAACTCCAGTGGCATCGCCAGCTGGTTCGGGCTGCGCCGGAGCAAGCTGCCTGCCCTGAGCCGGCGGCCCGAGGGGCTCCAGTGGGGCGGGGGCGCCTCACCGCTGCGCCGGGAGGGGAAGGTGGCGGCCTGCAAGCTGGAGGCAGAGAGCCTCAACATCTCCAAGCTGATGGAGAAGGCGGAGGACCTGCGCAAGGCGCTGGAGGCGGAAAAGGCCTTCATCAGCGGGCTGGCGCTGGAGAAGGGCCGGCCCCACACCTGTGGCATCCTCATGGAGCAGACGCAGAACCAGCTCCAGGTCATGTACCAGGAGGTGACGGCTGAAGACTTCATGCAGCAGCTGCTGAACAG GGTGGATGGGAAGGAATCTTACGAGAGCCGGCTGGAGCAGAAGAGGGAGCTCCGGGATTTCCAGAGGGTCTCGCATgacgccaaagaccccaggctctTCCGGCCCCCACGGAATGGCATCGTTGGCCACCTGCGGAGCTGTGAGGAGACCCCCGAGAAG GACCCAGACTCAAAGCTCCGGGAGGAAATCCGGTCGGACGACAGCCTGGCCGAGTCAGTGAACTCCCAGCACTTCACAG CGTGTGGCTCCCTGACACGGACCCTGGACAGCGGCATTggcaccttccctccccccgaCTACTGCAGTGGTGCTCCCAGTAAAAACCTCCCCAAGCTGAAACCCAGCCTGGACCTGCTGCCCAGCCTTGCCCCGGGGCGGCCCCCCGGCGACACCAGAGTCCCCCGGAAGGCCCGCACGCTGGAGAGGGAAGTGCCCAGCACGGAGGATGTTCTGGCACCCGGCAAGCACCAGAGCATGCCTGCGTTCCATGGAGTACTGGCCAGCGCGGAGCCGCCCCCGAGCCTGCGCGGCCACAGAGTCTGCCCTGAAG ACCCCCGCCTGGAACCCGGCCGAGCGCGGCGAGTGCAGCAGAGCAAGAACTGGACCTTCCCCaactccaaggcttgcggcggcTCCATGGACCCCTTCCTGTGCACGGCCCGGGACCTGGGG agctCCGCCTACAGCACCACCGAGAGGAAACGAGCCTCCTCGGACGGgccccgcctgccgcccccctccccacaggcgTTCAGCACCAGCCGGACGCCCAGTGCCTCTGACGTGGGCGAGGAAGGCAGCATGGAGCTGAAGTCCAGGGACACGGGGCAGAGCCAGCCGGGCCTGGAGAACTCGGAATCGCTCAGTGACTCGCTGTACGACAGCCTCTCCTCCTGCGGGAGCCAGGG gggctgggcccttcctCCTCAGAGCTGTGGGCGGGTACCATGGACGCTGACTGGCCACCAGGGCTGCCCCCCACGCGCAGGGCAGGCGAAGAAGGGGGTGTTGGGCCCACCTCGTGGGAAGCCCAGTGCCACCATGCAGGCGTCGAAGGGCTGCTGTGCCGTCAGCGATTCCAGCCATG GGTTCCCTCCCAGTGGTGATGCTACCAGCATGAAGCGGACGAAGGGTCCCAGCCCGGCCAGCTTCCAACAAGCCTGCACGACGCGTGATGAGGTGCAGGTACAGGTGGGGACCCAGCTGGCTGGTGACTGTAGGggcatccctgctcctgcccagcccgtGGGGCACAGCATGGGGGCCTGGTGCCCAATGCAGAGCCCTGCCATGGTGGAGGAGAAGGGAATCCTGGAGCTCTGGGCTtga
- the TMBIM6 gene encoding bax inhibitor 1, translating into MDVFNRNIDFNALFKFSHISASTQQHLKRVYASFALCMFVAATGAYINVVTHLLRFGLLSGLGSLGLLIWLMATPHSRETEQKRLGILAGFAFLTGANLGPLLEMCITINPSIIPTAFLGTAVIFSCFSLSALYARRRSFLYLGGFLLSGLSLMLLFSLINIFVGSTWLFTANLYLGLMVMCGFVLFDTQLIIEKAESGDKDYIWHCVDLFLDFINIFRELMILLGMNENKKKKEK; encoded by the exons ATGGACGTGTTCAACCGGAACATTGACTTCAACGCACTCTTCAAGTTTTCCCACAT CTCTGCCTCCACCCAGCAGCACCTGAAGAGGGTCTATGCCAGCTTTGCTCTCTGCATGTTTGTGGCAGCAACTGGAGCCTACATCAATGTGGTGACCCATCTGCTCCGG TTCGGCCTGCTCTcgggcctgggctccctgggacTGCTCATCTGGCTGATGGCCACGCCCCACAGCAGGGAGACAGAGCAGAAGAGGCTGGGGATTCTGGCTGGCTTTGCCTTTCTGACTG GAGCCAACCTAGGTCCTCTCCTGGAAATGTGCATCACCATCAACCCCAG CATCATCCCCACGGCCTTCCTGGGCACCGCCGTGATCTTCAGCTGCTTCTCACTGAGTGCCCTCTATGCCAGGCGCCGCAGCTTCCTGTACCTGGGAG gTTTCCTGCTGTCTGGCCTCTCCCTGATGCTGCTCTTCTCCTTGATCAACATCTTTGTGGGGTCCACTTGGCTCTTCACG gcTAACCTGTACCTCGGGCTGATGGTCATGTGTGGGTTCGTCCTCTTCGACACGCAGCTCATCATTGAGAAGGCGGAGAGCGGGGACAAGGATTACATCTG GCACTGCGTGGATCTCTTCCTGGATTTCATCAACATCTTTCGGGAGCTCATGATCCTGCTGGGTATGAACGAG AACAAGAAGAAGAAGGAGAAGTGA